AAGAGATTCCATGTTAGGTGGCTCatgttttcttctgtttcctcCAGTAATATATACACCTGTCCTGTGCTTTCTAAGAAGAAATTTCAATTGCATGCCCAAGCAGCATAAAGCAAGGGAATATAGATACCAACCATATCAAATGATATATTCTTTAACAGTTTTAATTCTTACACTTTGATTAGTCAAATGAACTAAACAGCACCCTTTAGAACTCATAACTCTCCTATTCTCTTTATTTCTACTTTTATCAGCAAGGATTACATGTTCGATAACTTGAAATTGCTAGCAGCATTTTAGGACCAAATCTACAGCAGGAAGGTATAACATAAGAGTAACATACAACATCAAATTTTACCTGGCACTACTTCAAGTATGTGGCGATTCTTTGCTGCCTCATCCCAGAACTGGCGGAATCTTGCTGTCTGTACAGGATGCATAGACTTTCAGGCCATTCCAAGCATGTGTTTCATTGTATATAAAAGACAACAAAGACATACCTCCAAATAGTGTGAGAGGACAATCAATGTCTTGAACTGTTCTTCCATTTGCTAATAATCAAGAGAGCCAAATTGAAGCAGTGTGTTAAAGCCTACACATGACTAAAACtttggaaagagaaaagagggcaAAAGAAAGCTAACATTTACAAAGGGACCATCACTTGGTCTTCAGGAATTCAATATTACTCATTTTTAACAAATttcaacccccccccacccccaaaaaaaaaaaaaaagagagtaaaagggaaataaatggAATGAAAATGCAAAGGAACCATTTAAAAGAAGGGGAAGCATTAAAATTCCAATTCGATCTTGATTAGTATAGATAGCATATCGACGAGTCATTTGCAATTTTTCATACATATGCATGTTGACTTGAGTACTAATCGAGCAATGTGGACTATTGGGTCGACTGGCAGCCAATAGGTTTGATCCATATCAAGTAAGTCTACCAACTAGGACAACTATTGTGCATGTACTTTTACTTGGCATAGGAACTAAAAAACATGCTCTGTGTTTCACATTTATGTTGTCAGTTGACTGACTAGGTAAAAAGCATCATAGAATTCAATTTCTTTTCCCCATTACCCTATCCCCTAAGATAATTCTAAGCTATCCTTTTTTATGAATAGTGAGCAAAACTGACCTCACCAAcaactaaaaaaagtacaataatcTTTAAAAAACACTGATGGCACATTAGTTTCAACTTCCAAGAAACAGAACCTTTAATATAACACCCCAACACATTGGATCCTAGAGGAGCACATCAATATTATTTCTTTGACAGAGTGGAGcacagaaataaataacaagCACACAAAATAAGAGGATAAGGAAATGTACCACGCGTTCTGGGATTAAAAAGAGACAAAGACCAAAATCTGGTGCAGGCATTGCCATAAGAGCCTgctcaaaaaggaaaagaacataaataccAGACATTTAAGAGAACTAGGGGAGAGGAAGGTAGAGAACCTTCTTAAATGTTTAAACATTTTAACTAGACCTTAACCAAAATGCGTGCAACGATATTGGTACTCATTCGCTCTGGTTCAAACTGTAGAATAAACAAGATTCATCGGATGTAAATAACTCAGAATACTTCATTTAACAAACAAGAAATGTGTGTGTGGGTGCATTAGATAGTTACCAACCTGATAGAGTCGAAGAAGGCACAGATTTGCATCCAGACTGTATGTTTGAGATGAAACCTATATTGAACAAAGAGGGAgacagagaaaggaaggaaaaaaacttCCACTATTATGAATTGGACAAAATGACATATATTACCAACACATATATACTTAAGAAAACTACGATAACTCAAAAGGCTCTCTAAGATGGAAATAACAAAATATTAGGCCGACTCCCATTTAAATCTTCTGACAGAATTCATAAATTACCATgcttaatctctctctctctctctctcttaatggATAATTTCTTAGGCAACTGATGGAATACTTCTCAAAGAAAGTTGCAGGGAATGAGAGTTCTCAGCTTGTTCTTGAGTAAGTATTGCAAAGTTCTACTGCAGATTTTCCCTTCTGGGTTGTTGGAAGGAAGACACAACGTCCTTCTGTGTTTCTTTTTTGAATCACTCAAACTCggagaggggagaggagaaTCGACAACTTCACAAACAAGTTTCTGAATTGACTCTATATTATGAGGTGTTGAAGAAGTTGCAAACAGATGATCCACAACACAAGAAGTAGAGTTGATGACATAAAATGTGGTAGACGATCGATTCATCACATATGTTGATTTTAGCAAACCTCCAATGTTTGACAAATACTTGAATGAGGAAGTCGACGAACACGTCAGTTTCATGAGGCTTGAACCAGATTCACAACAGGTTTTCTGGCCTCATCATGGCATGTTAGCAGGACTCAACTTAAAAGATTGTTTTACTTGCACCAAGATAGACCGGTTGACCACCCAGTAGACCGTCTGGTCGACCCCCAAACCATTttgtttgattcctttcatTCATGCTTCTATTCCAGTATTTGCAGAATTGGTTTCCATTTTTTGTAGAATATTtagtgaagaaagaaagaggtgaTCTGATCACCGTCTGCAACAAAGGCAAGCGCGTTCGGTGTTGGCaggttcaaaattttgtttttgggtttgcaaaTATTTCACAAATCCAAGATTAGATATGGAGAAGAATCGTGAACCCTGTGTTTTGGTTGGCATTTTTGTGGGGTTGCATACCTTTTTCGCAAAGCGattaacaaagagaaagaaggatccAGGTAAACAGGATCTATTTTTCATTCCAGTTTTTATTTCCATGTCTGTAGCTTGTGGTAGCTTGCCCAAACACGGAAagctagtttccataattgcagaatttttaacGAAGAAGTCCCCCAACAGCAGCTCTTAGGTCTGCCAGATTGCCATCTCCAAGAAGGGAAGACCAAAAATCCTTGAGATCTTTGGTACCGTTTGATAACGTTATGTTTCTGGTGTTTCTGTGCTATTTGTGTTCCTAGCACACAAATAGCACAGAAAAACCGTTTGATAAATCTGTTTTGTTTCATGTGTTTTTGataacataaatcaaaatttatggcCATTTATGCCAATAGAACCAGATTTGTAGAAACAAGTATTACttgtttttaccattttgtGTACCAATGTGAAAAAGTGTTACCCGATAAATGCAGGAAAACACCCATCTCTCggccttctcccttctcttctctgttcAGCTAGCGTGAGAGCTCCAAAAAATCCATGGCTAAGGTTGAGAATGAACAGCCTGCAAAATCAGAACCCCGAAATCGGAGAAGAACTCAGGTTCCATCAGCTATAATGCTGGGGACTCGGTTGATCTGGGTTCTTCTCAAGCCGCTGCGACTGTGTCTTCATTGGAGCTGCCTGAAAATTCTGCTCTCTCGTCTCTCTcgtctagttttttttttttttttggggtcgtTGTGGCTGAATTCTTGCAACGGAAAGGGAAGTCAGTGAGGGTGGTTCTGTGAAACGAGGGCTGGAAATTAATCTGCTTAGGGTTTTTCTGAAGTTCCTGCGTTGGTGCTTTTGTGTCTTCTCTGGACCTTCTTTCAAATCAAGGTCAAGCTGCTcggtttgttttggtttttggcAAAGGTTCTCAGAAACCCTTCATCAGATCTTCCCGTAATCTCATCCTCCGTTTTCGGTCAAGAGACGATGATCTGATTTTCTCGTCGGCATATTCGAATCTGGTAACGCTCCTTTTCCTTTTGTAGCTTTCTTCCCCTGCTCGCAaacccttgttttcttttttcaattattaGTCTATGGAAAAGATTTTATTGCTCCTTTCCTCAATTGGGTTTGGTTCTGATTCTAGGGTTGTATCCTCTCACTTTGGTTTTCAGTTTAGTGTTATTTTCTTCATTGAATAGTTGAATTTGACATTCTGTGCTATAATTACTTTGGTTTGTAGTTCTTATCGAATTGTTTGAGTTTCTAGTTATTTCTCTGGGCTACACACACAACTTCCATCTGATGATTTTGATATTTGGGACAGAtttttatcttctgtttttGGTTGGGCTTAGGGAgagttctgatttttttttaactagcAGAACACTGAGGAGACGAATGAGTGTGGCAGTGGGTGTTGAGCGAGTGAAAATGAAGGACAAGGTGGGAAGGGGTGCTGCTGGGGATCGAagatgggtttgggatttcacgggaattaaagggaaggtgGGGGTTGCTGCTGGTGTTGTTCGGTCACAACTacagagaaaagaaattaggaaagaaaaggaggaagaagaacagaatgggcaaaacaaaacaggtttatcaaacaccattttgcAATCCAGAAACGTTATTCTgcaaacaaaaacaccaaaatacgtttttgGTGAGAAACGGAACAGAAACACACGTAACGTTATCAAACGGTACCTTTGTTTCCATTCTCGTTTCCGATTCGTGTGTAGCAATGAGAAAAGATGGTGGAAAAGTTTCCATTTTGTGCAGATTTCTtgtgaagaagagaagacgaGGAATAGTAATGTTATTATAAGGTTTTTGTTAGAGTGTGTACAAGACCCATTGGATTAGCACTTTTAGTTCGTATGATGATCCATTTCTGGAGATGACTTTTCTGCCGTCTCAACTTTAATTCATCCAAGCCATGAGCATCACCAACGGACCAGATTTGGTTGCATCTTTAGACAAGGCTTCCCTCAATGAATCAGAAGTGAGGAAATGgaatcttcttcattttttagtGTCTGACTTGACAAAGAAAGGTGCCAAAATGGTCCCTAAAACTCGAGGATGAGTTTTCTTCcatcttggggggggggggggggatgatgCAATCTTGGAATTGTATCTTATTATGTCTTTAAATTTATTTGTAACTATAATTGAGTTTGATTCTaggattttaattatttttgggtttttgttcaGTTGACGGCTCAGCCCAAGCCCGTGAGTAGTTTGTTTAATTAATGTAGGCTCATGGTAAaataagtttagggttttattatttGCTTTTCATCTGAGTCGTAGGAACTTAATTAGATGGGGGTTTGGTATTGATTTGGGTTTGTTTaggttttattttcttataaatatgAATTGAATTTGGAGTTCCTCCTTTTTAAAGTCTTGAAGAACTTCACCCCTTTCAAGCCTTTAAGAGCTTGAAGACAAACCCTAGAAAGAGCTTGAATTGTGCTGGCTGAGCACATCCTCACCCTCTATCGTTCTTTGAAGAGTACGATAGTTAGTTCCATGATTCCGGCCAGCGCCAGCAACCTTCTGAAGCAAAGATTGAATGTTATACATTCAGGCTGTATACCACATATACCTTCAATGAGATTACAAGGACTAACCAAACTCCACTTTCCACCATTCCTGCACCACATATATGTCCCAGAAAGATGTTGCAGATAATACAAAGGAGTGTCTGATGTCATGAACACTATCATAACTCTCTTGAACACTGTCAATGCGCCCAACGATACTATCAGAATGACATAGATGCAGAGTTAATATAGAATCCTTACATTTCCTTCTATCTCTGATCAAATAAGTTACAGGTCCAAATCCTGATTATGTGCAAACAactaaaatcaatttcaatcttAATGTTGACAAATATTTAGGTCAATAAATTGCCACATTTTATTCCAACATCGActcctttcttatttttatgggtttttaaCTTGTACGAGTTTTGGGGGATTTTTTGAAGTGCCTTTCTATAGGAAGCTTTGCATCTTACACCAATACTGAATGCGATGCAGAGATGAACCACCtccccaaaacccaacaatatTAGCGAGCGGagtttgggggtggggggggtggggggatggGGTTCTCGTGTTCCACAGTCCCAGTAACTTCTTCACCTTGAACCATAACTAATTACtcttaaaaaagagaaaatgacagaatcaaaagaaatagaatACAGAGAAACATATGTAAAAGAAAGACAATATACGAGGAGATAGATGCCAGAGTCTCACCTGCTCGTTCACATAGTTTTCGAGATCGGGAAGAATGTCAGGATTGTACGGGTTCACAGCGACAAGCTGTTCAACCGTGTACGAGATCGTCTGTTTTGGAACCTCTCGTTCTCTTCCCATGGCGGATTTCTGAGATTCGCCGCAAGTAAAGCTTTGCAACGTTCGAAGGAACAAAACAGAGAAGGATCAGAGGGACAGCAAGGGTTTCTTTAGAACAGTCGGCTTTAGGGCGAACGTAGGAATTGTAATATAAATCAAACATCTTTAAATTAAGGGAGGGTCACAGTTTCCACACCACTCCTCATGGCCACCGGTTCGATTCCTAGTTGATCTTGTATCGATGGATCGGTATggcaagggtaaaaatgttaaaaaaaaattcaaagggAATTGAAGGAAGAAATTTTAAGATGCATAAGCCACCGAGGGAAATATTTTTTAAAGGGAATGTCTGAATGACACTAGTATGgggatttttttcctctaaggttCCCTAACCATACGATTCATGAGGTTCTCCTTAGGGATGCTCGACACATGTCAAAgctgcatccaacggttggctTTGACAAATACAGTTTGCAGAGCTGGTTCCCAAGGCTACAatgactttctctctctcctctctccactctttcctcaaaaccactgtcttctctctcctctctccactctatcCTCAAAACCAGccttatctctctcctctctcctctctccacgttTGCAATTTCCCAATGAAACAACAAAGTGCGTAGACGTCTCTTCTCTCACGTCTCCTCTctcttgtctctctcctctctccataCTATTTCCAAAAATCAACGAAGAGCCTTGGAGAAACTCCGGTGAAGCCGAGCTTGGATGCAGCTTTGCTGTTTCATTGGAAAATTGCAaacgtggagagaggagagagacaaggCTGGTTTTGAGgatagagtggagagaggagagagaagagagtggttttgaggaaagagtggagagagcagagagagagagagtcactgTAGCCTTGGGAACCAGTTCTGCAAATTGTATTTGTCAAAGCCAGTTGTTGGATGCAGCTTTGATACGTGTCGAGCATCCCTAAGGAGAACCTCACGAACCGTATGGTCAGGGAAccttagagaaaaaaaaatctatatgtaagggtgtcaattgggtacGGAACCAGGTATTCGGTCCGGATCCGGTTCGGTTCCAAGCAATGGCAATGGGATCCAGATCCGGACCAAGTCCCGGAGCGGTTCTAGAATTGAATACTAGAACCTTTCTTGAACGGTTCCGGTTTGGATATGGTTACAATCCAGTTCTTGTATTCAGTTCTTATTTAGTTATTACATCTGGTTATTATATTCAATTTAAATTCGATTATGTCATTCGGTTATGTTATTCACGAgacaaagcaaagcaaaagTTTGAGATCAAAATATATGACTTGCTTAAGTAAAAGAAATATTGATAGAATATTAAACTAATTGGAACAGATTGGTTAAAAAATGAGACAATTTTCAAGTTATATTACAACTATTAATTCATTAAGAGACctaaatttgtttttgttaaaTCTTCAATCAAGCAACTATTTCAAATGAATagaagaattttttatttttaaagctACAAGTATTAGggttttatgttaatttttaagGCGGGTATTCGGTCTGGATCTGAATAGATCCACATAATAGGTGGGTAGATCCGGATCCGATCCGAACCAAATTATAAAGCCATTTTTAGATCCAGGacttaaccatattaaattcAGATCGGATCAGAACCGGGTATTCGATTCGGTACTTGGTTACTAGTTACTCATCGACACCCTTAGATgtaggcagtgtttggtatgcatttttggaatgcattctaactcgatttcgcattcttgggcCTGAGAATGTGAAAACGACCAAAAAGACATtgcaagaatgcataccaattAAACACAGTCATAGTGTATACATTAGGCGGGagcctttttccttcttttaattgctaCATGTCTTACTCTCAAAAATTCTTTAAGATATGGAAGTAAAAAGactttcaaaaataatttgaaagtgatgtATCATTATGTTATTAACAAAAGGTGTCATcgatttacccaaaaaaaaacaaataataaaaagtatCACTGTTATGCACATTTTTcgagtatacatgtgaaaatgatattattatcgttgtaaaataaaattgtgtattatattaaaagagcaaaaaagtaaaatagaaggagttttctgtctgggagtgtggcctatgtcagcactcccatgtgtctatctatctcctcttcaaaacaagggggcagatgtGTCTATTCATATAGGGAGgatagagatagactcatgggagtgctggtatATGCCACAGTCCCGGGCATAGTTCTTTTCCAACCAAGTGTAGTGTAGATTCATCGACATGggcttttttgtgttttttgtcaAGGAAGCGTCGTTTTGGCTGCTGCAGGGTTCCTAACCGCGTATCATGACTTGGAACCAAAAGTGACTTCTATAATTGTTAGGCTCCATCAAGCTTCTAAATTGGGCCTTCGGATCAAGGAGGTTTGGCTCTCAAACAAGGAAGCTCTTCAGCATATTCCATAGCCTTCGCAAAGTTCTTGGCCATGGAATATTGTGCCTCTGCTATTTAAACGGAACGCTTGTATAGATGgtgatacaattttttttatacctCCTAACCAAGATCTTATTTTGTGGATGACAAACTTTGCTTGGAAAGCAACCCAATGTCACCAAGCTTGTAGATATGATAAGGACCAATGTTCATACTCTTTTTATCCcctaattaatatatattttttttcataaaaaaaattaaaaaattaaaaaatcccTTTCTTAAAACACCAATAGGATTAGGCTTGATTATCCTTAAAATCACTAGGTTTCGGTAGGGTGAATTTTTAGGctatttaactttttttttttttttttttggtaaaggggaAATTTACTGAGAAAGGGGGTGTGTACAGGCAGCAGCTTCACGAGAATAGAGCTCATGAAGCCACTGAGTGGAAAGAGGCCAATCTATCAAACACACCAATGACAGGGCTTTCCTAGTTAGGGCATCGGCAACACCATTAATGGCCCTAGAAAtacaatgaaaaaaa
The nucleotide sequence above comes from Telopea speciosissima isolate NSW1024214 ecotype Mountain lineage chromosome 3, Tspe_v1, whole genome shotgun sequence. Encoded proteins:
- the LOC122656560 gene encoding eukaryotic translation initiation factor 3 subunit K-like, whose product is MGREREVPKQTISYTVEQLVAVNPYNPDILPDLENYVNEQVSSQTYSLDANLCLLRLYQFEPERMSTNIVARILVKALMAMPAPDFGLCLFLIPERVQMEEQFKTLIVLSHYLETARFRQFWDEAAKNRHILEVVPGFEQAIQDYAIHVLSLTYQKVPRAVLAEAINIEGLSLDKFLEHQVANCGWALEKGHGRGQLIVLPRNEFNQPELKKNTADSIPLEHITRIFPILG